One window of the Pseudarthrobacter sp. ATCC 49987 genome contains the following:
- a CDS encoding Gfo/Idh/MocA family protein, which translates to MNETRSGYSRGRNPAADAVPLRAAVIGAGYWGPNLARNFNASPDWELAGIVDLDRHRAAKLAAAQGGVPVFSSVDELLDLADVDAVAIATPAHTHHGIALTALQAGKHVLVEKPLADSRLRGLEMVEEADERGLVLMADHTYCYTPAVLKIRELIADGSLGDILFIDSVRINLGLVQPDVDVFWDLAPHDLSILDFILPDGLRPVEVAAHGADPLGTGRACIGHLTFALPNDAMAHVHVNWLSPTKIRQLVVGGSRRTLVWDDLNPQQRLSVYDRGVSLDRQSRSAADRTASAISYRLGDTWSPALPEHEALGQMVAEFATSIRQQRPARTSGASGLRVLSVLEAVSDSLSADGKASIVVGNEAKLEVSS; encoded by the coding sequence ATGAATGAAACACGTTCGGGGTACTCCCGCGGCCGGAACCCGGCGGCGGACGCCGTGCCGCTGCGGGCAGCCGTCATCGGTGCGGGTTACTGGGGGCCCAACCTGGCGCGCAACTTCAACGCCAGTCCCGACTGGGAGCTGGCTGGAATCGTGGACCTTGACCGGCACCGGGCCGCCAAGCTCGCCGCGGCCCAGGGCGGGGTTCCCGTTTTCAGCTCCGTCGACGAACTGCTGGACCTGGCCGACGTCGACGCCGTAGCGATCGCGACGCCGGCCCACACCCACCACGGAATCGCCCTGACGGCGCTGCAGGCAGGCAAGCACGTGCTGGTCGAGAAGCCACTTGCCGACAGCCGGCTCCGCGGACTCGAGATGGTTGAGGAAGCGGACGAACGGGGGCTGGTCCTGATGGCGGACCACACCTACTGCTACACCCCGGCCGTGCTGAAGATCCGGGAACTGATCGCCGACGGGTCGCTCGGCGACATTCTTTTCATCGATTCGGTCCGGATCAATCTGGGACTGGTGCAGCCGGACGTGGATGTCTTCTGGGACCTCGCCCCGCATGACCTGTCCATCCTCGACTTCATCCTTCCCGACGGGCTGCGGCCGGTGGAGGTTGCGGCGCACGGCGCGGATCCCCTGGGCACCGGCCGTGCCTGCATCGGTCACCTGACGTTCGCGTTGCCTAACGACGCCATGGCCCACGTCCACGTGAACTGGCTGAGCCCGACCAAGATCCGCCAGCTGGTGGTCGGCGGGTCCCGGCGCACCCTGGTCTGGGATGACTTGAATCCCCAACAGCGGCTCAGTGTCTACGACCGCGGAGTCAGCCTGGACCGGCAGTCGCGGTCGGCGGCCGACCGGACCGCCTCGGCTATCTCCTACCGGCTGGGTGACACCTGGTCGCCCGCGCTGCCCGAACATGAGGCGCTGGGCCAGATGGTGGCGGAATTCGCCACCAGCATCCGGCAGCAGCGGCCCGCACGGACTTCCGGCGCGTCCGGCCTCCGGGTGCTGTCCGTGCTGGAGGCCGTCAGCGACAGCCTCAGCGCGGACGGGAAGGCCAGCATCGTTGTCGGCAATGAAGCGAAGCTGGAGGTCAGCTCATGA
- a CDS encoding NAD-dependent epimerase/dehydratase family protein, translating to MSMLQGAQVLVTGGAGTIGSTVVDHLLDAGAGRIDVLDNLVRGRRANLDPALASGRVHLVEGDLRDRDLVHDLSRGKDIIFHQAAIRITQCAEEPRLALEVLVDGTFNVLEAASAQRVGKLVAASSASVYGMAETFPTSERHHHHNNDTFYGAAKSFNEAMARSFRAMSGLDYVLLRYFNVYGPRMDVHGLYTEVLVRWMERIEDGLPPLIFGDGQQTMDFVHTRDVARANILAAGSGVVEGVYNVASGAETSLLELAEALLRAMDSELHVEHGPERAVNGVVRRQAATAAARRDLGFSAETGLEDGLRELVDWWRPLRAEIADARVGGAR from the coding sequence ATGAGTATGCTGCAGGGTGCACAGGTACTGGTCACCGGCGGGGCGGGGACCATCGGTTCCACCGTCGTGGACCATCTGCTCGACGCCGGAGCCGGCAGGATCGACGTGCTGGACAACCTGGTCCGCGGCAGGCGGGCCAACCTCGACCCGGCCCTTGCCAGCGGACGGGTCCACCTCGTCGAGGGGGACCTCCGCGACCGGGACCTGGTCCACGACCTGAGCCGCGGCAAGGACATCATCTTCCACCAGGCCGCCATCCGGATCACCCAGTGCGCCGAGGAACCCCGGCTGGCCCTCGAGGTGCTGGTCGACGGGACGTTCAACGTGCTCGAGGCCGCGTCCGCCCAGCGGGTCGGCAAGCTCGTGGCGGCCTCCAGCGCCTCGGTCTACGGCATGGCCGAGACCTTCCCGACGTCGGAACGCCATCACCACCACAACAACGACACGTTCTACGGCGCCGCCAAGTCCTTCAACGAGGCCATGGCCCGCAGTTTCCGTGCGATGTCCGGCCTGGACTATGTGCTGCTGCGCTACTTCAACGTCTACGGGCCCCGGATGGACGTCCATGGCCTGTACACCGAGGTCCTGGTCCGCTGGATGGAACGCATCGAGGACGGGCTGCCGCCGCTGATCTTCGGCGACGGGCAGCAGACCATGGACTTCGTCCACACGAGGGACGTGGCCCGGGCCAATATCCTGGCCGCCGGCAGCGGGGTGGTCGAGGGCGTGTACAACGTCGCCAGCGGTGCCGAGACAAGCCTGCTGGAGCTGGCCGAGGCGCTGTTGCGGGCGATGGATTCAGAGCTCCACGTGGAACACGGACCCGAACGGGCCGTCAACGGCGTCGTCCGGCGCCAGGCGGCCACCGCAGCGGCCCGGCGCGACCTCGGGTTCAGCGCCGAAACCGGCCTCGAGGACGGGCTGCGCGAACTGGTCGACTGGTGGCGGCCGCTGCGCGCCGAGATCGCGGATGCCAGGGTCGGAGGTGCGCGGTGA